From Kamptonema formosum PCC 6407, a single genomic window includes:
- a CDS encoding type I polyketide synthase yields the protein MSYEKNGLEIAIVGMSGRFPGSKSLDDFWENLKAGVNLTSTFPNSRPSKLGDRTTKVGSVLEDIELFDASFFGFNPREAETMDPQHKMFLECAWEALENAGYDSEIEQRPIGVYAGTGISTYLLYNLHPNRELMDSMSFLQTLVGVDKDYVPTRVSYKLNLKGPSVSVGTACSSSLVAVHLACQSLLSGECDMALAAGVAVKVPQNELTLSPEEIISPDGKCRAFDAKANGTIGGNGIGVVVLKRLDDAIADRDCIYAVIKGSAINNDGGLKVGYTAPSEEGQSKVIRSAQMMAEVEPETISYIEAHGTGTPLGDPIEIAALTQAFRVTTDKKGYCAIGSVKTNVGHLDAAAGITGLIKTVLSLHHKLLPPSINFETPNPQIDFENSPFYVNSKLSEWKANSNPRRAGVSSFGIGGTNAHLILEEAPTPTVSSPARAQQLLILSAKTNSGLDTATTNLVNYLEQYSEANIADVAYTLQVGRRGFNYRRTIVVDNLEDAVKTLKSNNPQRVFTNFTESSDRPIVFMFTGQGAQYVNMARELYQSELIFREECDRCFKFLQPHLGLDLCQLIYPSKKDTEKATQKLQQTAITQPALFVIEYAIAKLLISWGVQPQSIIGHSIGEYVAACLAGVFSLEDALLLVATRGKMMQQLPDGGMISVSLSAEKIEVFLNKNLSLAASNSPSLSVVSGTKEAISQLEYKLAEKGIEYRQLHTSHAFHSAMMDSIIKPFIVAVQKVKLNPPQIPFISNLTGTWITTAEATDPNYWARHLRETVRFSEGISELIKDDQLIFLEVAPGRTLTTLTKQQASGRIVLSSLPHPKDKESDLGFLLNTLGRLWLAGVRVDWSGFYADEKRFSEAVRRNRIPLPTYPFERQRYWIDPPQESASNRQITLDQKPDIADWFYIPSWKRSLLSAPKSNTIQVQSCYLVFIDECGLGLELLKRLERQNQEVITVKIGSEFSNFGEDIYTVNPQQPNDYKALVKALFEREKIPKTIAHLWTVTKDSKLDWELIDKAQEKGFYSLLFLAQALGEENLSDELQIVVISNNLQEVTGDELLCPEKATLLGTVKAIAQEYPQINCRSIDVVLPPSGSWQEKLLEQLFTEIIADSSDSIVAYRGNNRWLQTFEPVKLNEAREETPVLREGGVYLITGGLGGIGLVLAENLAKTVKAKLVLVGRSAFPDRNERSQWLATHNEQDNISRKIRKLLEFEESGAKILVATADVTNLEQMQVAIALAQKQFGHIDGVIHAAGVPGGGVIQRKTREEAERILAPKVKGTLVLDLLLKDVELDFFVLFSSLASVIGGVGQVDYAGANAFLDAFSHYKNSTNGTFTTCINWDAWQEVGMAASAVKQFSLTPDISQQKLRAVEHPLFENSLVDSSEKEIYISKFNVGNLWVLSEHRFKGKAILPGTAYLEMARVAGEIHANNRNVELRQVYFLSPLIVEEDEEKEVHTILTKKEDSFEFVMMSKSKSTSDEWQKHTIGEIAYNKLETSENFNIQEIKGECRDREIIVSNQKDKNPKGAIEFGARWNNCKWIKMGNNKGLAFLELPKEFIPDLNSYKLHPALLDYATGFMMMQLKDEGATYLPFSYKALQIQGDLSGRIYSYIRLIENKQSQKETLKFNITILDEMGTILMEIEEYTLRCLNENI from the coding sequence ATGAGTTATGAAAAAAATGGATTAGAAATTGCGATTGTAGGTATGTCTGGAAGATTTCCAGGGAGTAAAAGTCTTGATGACTTTTGGGAGAATTTGAAAGCTGGAGTAAATTTAACTTCAACCTTTCCAAATTCAAGACCAAGTAAATTAGGCGATCGCACAACAAAAGTAGGCTCCGTTCTTGAGGATATAGAATTATTCGATGCTTCTTTCTTTGGCTTTAATCCTAGAGAAGCAGAAACGATGGACCCCCAACACAAAATGTTTTTAGAGTGTGCTTGGGAAGCGTTAGAAAACGCTGGCTATGACTCCGAAATCGAACAAAGACCGATCGGCGTTTATGCAGGAACGGGAATTAGCACTTACTTGCTTTATAACCTTCATCCCAACCGAGAATTGATGGATTCAATGAGTTTCTTGCAAACTCTGGTTGGAGTCGATAAGGATTACGTTCCTACTCGCGTCTCCTACAAATTGAATCTGAAAGGGCCGAGTGTTAGTGTAGGAACAGCTTGTTCTAGTTCATTAGTGGCAGTTCATTTAGCTTGTCAAAGCTTATTAAGTGGCGAATGCGATATGGCTTTGGCGGCTGGTGTTGCTGTCAAAGTTCCTCAAAACGAACTAACACTATCGCCCGAAGAAATTATTTCTCCTGATGGCAAGTGCAGAGCTTTTGATGCCAAAGCAAACGGTACAATTGGCGGTAACGGCATTGGAGTAGTTGTTCTCAAGCGGTTGGATGATGCGATCGCAGATAGAGATTGCATTTATGCTGTTATTAAAGGGTCGGCTATTAATAATGATGGTGGATTAAAAGTTGGCTATACTGCTCCCAGTGAAGAGGGTCAATCGAAGGTAATTCGATCGGCTCAAATGATGGCGGAAGTCGAGCCAGAAACGATCTCTTATATAGAAGCTCACGGAACGGGAACTCCTTTAGGCGATCCGATTGAAATCGCGGCGCTGACACAAGCTTTTCGAGTTACTACTGATAAGAAAGGTTACTGTGCAATTGGCTCAGTCAAAACAAATGTCGGGCATTTAGATGCTGCTGCTGGAATTACGGGTTTAATCAAAACAGTTCTATCACTCCACCATAAATTACTGCCTCCCAGTATCAATTTCGAGACACCAAATCCGCAGATAGACTTTGAGAATAGTCCGTTTTATGTTAACAGTAAACTTTCGGAATGGAAAGCTAACAGTAATCCTCGCCGTGCTGGAGTAAGTTCTTTTGGGATTGGGGGAACTAATGCTCATCTAATTCTTGAAGAAGCTCCTACACCAACAGTATCTAGTCCTGCTCGCGCCCAACAATTATTAATACTTTCAGCTAAAACTAATTCGGGATTAGACACAGCTACAACTAATTTAGTTAACTATTTAGAGCAGTATTCTGAGGCTAATATTGCCGATGTAGCTTATACTCTGCAAGTTGGTCGTCGAGGATTCAATTATCGCCGAACGATCGTAGTAGATAACCTTGAAGATGCAGTAAAAACTCTCAAATCGAACAATCCCCAGCGAGTATTTACTAATTTTACGGAATCAAGCGATCGCCCCATCGTTTTCATGTTTACAGGACAAGGAGCGCAATATGTCAATATGGCGCGGGAACTTTATCAAAGCGAATTAATATTTCGAGAAGAGTGCGATCGCTGTTTTAAATTCCTTCAACCCCATTTAGGTTTAGATTTGTGCCAGTTGATTTATCCAAGTAAGAAAGACACCGAAAAAGCAACACAAAAATTACAGCAAACTGCTATTACTCAACCAGCACTATTTGTTATTGAATACGCGATCGCTAAATTATTGATATCCTGGGGAGTACAACCCCAATCGATAATCGGTCACAGTATTGGCGAATATGTAGCGGCTTGCCTAGCTGGTGTGTTCTCTCTCGAAGATGCTTTATTACTGGTAGCTACTCGCGGAAAAATGATGCAGCAGTTACCTGACGGGGGGATGATTTCAGTAAGTCTATCTGCGGAAAAAATAGAAGTATTTTTGAATAAAAACCTCTCTCTAGCCGCAAGTAATAGTCCATCTTTGAGCGTGGTTTCAGGAACGAAAGAAGCCATAAGTCAACTCGAATATAAACTAGCAGAAAAGGGGATAGAATATCGCCAATTGCATACCTCTCATGCGTTTCATTCCGCAATGATGGATTCGATTATCAAACCGTTTATAGTGGCAGTTCAAAAAGTAAAACTTAATCCTCCTCAAATTCCCTTTATATCTAACCTTACTGGTACTTGGATTACCACTGCTGAAGCTACCGATCCGAATTATTGGGCGCGACATTTGCGGGAAACCGTGCGATTTTCAGAAGGAATTTCTGAGTTGATTAAAGACGATCAACTCATTTTCCTCGAAGTTGCGCCGGGACGTACATTAACTACGCTGACTAAACAGCAAGCATCTGGACGAATCGTACTTTCTTCGCTTCCTCATCCCAAGGATAAAGAGTCAGATTTAGGATTTTTACTGAATACTCTGGGTAGACTTTGGCTAGCAGGAGTGCGCGTAGATTGGTCGGGATTTTATGCAGATGAAAAACGCTTTAGCGAAGCTGTCCGCAGGAATCGCATCCCCCTACCAACTTATCCTTTTGAGCGCCAACGTTATTGGATCGATCCTCCACAGGAATCAGCTAGTAATCGTCAAATAACGTTGGATCAAAAACCCGATATTGCAGATTGGTTTTATATTCCATCGTGGAAACGTTCTCTGCTCTCAGCGCCTAAATCGAATACCATACAAGTTCAGTCATGCTATTTGGTATTTATCGATGAATGCGGTTTGGGACTCGAATTATTGAAACGATTGGAACGGCAAAATCAAGAAGTGATTACCGTCAAAATTGGGTCAGAATTTTCCAATTTTGGGGAAGATATCTATACTGTTAATCCTCAACAACCCAATGATTACAAAGCTTTAGTTAAAGCACTTTTTGAGCGAGAGAAGATTCCCAAAACAATCGCGCATTTGTGGACTGTTACAAAAGACAGTAAATTAGACTGGGAACTGATAGATAAAGCTCAAGAAAAAGGATTTTATAGTCTACTATTTCTAGCACAAGCATTGGGTGAAGAAAATTTAAGTGATGAGTTGCAAATTGTCGTTATTTCTAATAACCTACAAGAAGTAACTGGAGATGAATTACTCTGTCCAGAAAAAGCAACTTTGCTGGGAACTGTGAAAGCGATCGCGCAAGAATATCCACAGATCAATTGTCGCAGCATTGATGTTGTACTTCCACCTTCGGGAAGTTGGCAAGAAAAACTTCTAGAACAATTATTCACAGAAATAATAGCTGACTCTTCTGATTCGATCGTTGCTTATCGTGGTAATAATCGCTGGTTACAAACTTTTGAACCAGTTAAACTAAATGAAGCACGAGAAGAAACACCAGTTTTGAGGGAAGGAGGAGTTTATTTAATTACAGGTGGACTGGGGGGAATTGGTCTTGTTTTAGCAGAGAATTTGGCGAAAACTGTCAAAGCAAAACTTGTTTTAGTAGGACGTTCTGCGTTTCCCGATCGCAACGAGCGATCGCAATGGTTAGCTACTCACAATGAGCAAGATAACATTAGCCGCAAGATTCGCAAACTACTCGAATTTGAAGAGTCTGGCGCAAAGATTTTGGTAGCTACTGCTGATGTTACTAACTTAGAACAAATGCAGGTTGCGATCGCTCTTGCTCAGAAACAATTTGGTCACATTGATGGCGTTATTCACGCTGCCGGAGTCCCTGGAGGCGGTGTAATTCAACGCAAAACGCGGGAGGAAGCTGAACGTATTTTAGCTCCTAAAGTAAAAGGTACTTTGGTGCTCGATCTTCTACTCAAAGATGTAGAGTTAGATTTCTTTGTTTTGTTTTCTTCTCTTGCTTCGGTAATAGGTGGAGTTGGACAGGTAGATTATGCAGGAGCTAATGCTTTTCTGGATGCTTTTTCTCACTATAAAAACTCTACAAATGGCACGTTCACCACTTGTATTAACTGGGATGCTTGGCAAGAAGTGGGAATGGCAGCTTCAGCGGTGAAACAGTTCTCTCTAACTCCCGATATTTCTCAACAAAAATTAAGAGCAGTAGAACATCCTTTGTTTGAAAACTCTTTAGTTGACAGTTCGGAAAAAGAAATATATATTTCCAAGTTTAATGTCGGCAATCTTTGGGTTTTAAGCGAACACCGATTCAAAGGAAAAGCCATACTTCCCGGAACAGCCTACTTGGAAATGGCGAGAGTGGCTGGGGAAATTCACGCTAATAATAGAAATGTTGAATTGCGACAAGTCTATTTTCTGTCTCCTTTAATCGTAGAAGAGGATGAGGAAAAAGAAGTTCACACAATTCTGACCAAAAAAGAAGATAGTTTCGAGTTTGTGATGATGAGCAAATCTAAGTCTACGTCAGATGAATGGCAGAAACATACTATCGGGGAAATAGCTTACAACAAGTTAGAAACATCTGAAAATTTTAATATTCAAGAAATAAAAGGAGAGTGTAGGGATCGAGAAATAATCGTTAGCAATCAAAAGGATAAAAACCCAAAAGGAGCTATCGAGTTTGGAGCCAGGTGGAACAACTGTAAATGGATAAAAATGGGAAACAACAAAGGATTAGCATTTCTAGAATTACCGAAAGAATTCATACCCGATCTGAATTCATATAAACTGCATCCAGCTTTATTGGACTATGCCACAGGATTTATGATGATGCAATTAAAAGATGAAGGGGCGACTTACTTACCTTTTTCTTATAAAGCATTACAGATTCAAGGAGATTTATCCGGTCGGATATATAGTTACATCAGGTTGATAGAAAATAAGCAATCTCAAAAAGAAACGCTGAAATTTAATATTACGATTTTGGATGAAATGGGTACGATATTGATGGAGATTGAAGAATATACTTTGAGGTGTTTAAATGAAAACATTTAA
- a CDS encoding non-ribosomal peptide synthetase produces MNLHLLLNTLSNQGVKLSTDGSSLEIDAPKGAITPELRNSLIEHKAELILLLRQNSMSASSTSLPVINPAPDLRYEPFPLTDMQHAFWVGRSGVLDLGTVANHGYYEIECHGLDLERLNAALPKLIDRHDMLRAIVLPDGQQQVLKQVPTYQMEILDLREHEKEVVISEIEAIRDRLSHQVLPADQWPLFEFRATRLDGDIIRLHISYDLQVFDAWSLFRLFDEWFQLYQNPDAILPPLEITFRDYVLAEQALQDTELYRRSHEYWLSRLDSLSLAPDLPLAKNPKELKEHRNRRYESGLERTDWQQLKLRSAQAGVTPSGLLLAAFAEIIALWSKSQKFTINLALFNRLPLHSQVNDILGDFTSVTLLAVDNSACESFIDRAIRLQKQLWQDLEHRYFSGVSVTRELARRRGTTPSAMPIVFTSTLGFRSLGQETLTFSHFGELVYGISQASQAWMDIQVWEEKETLTFNWDVVEELFPDGAIADMFESYCRFLKQLATSQSAWVETNRQLLPPAQLAQRNAINATDAVIPDDLLHSLFAAQVRDRGSEKAVISSTRTLTYQELFERSNQVGHRLRQLGVIPNRLVAIVMEKGWEQIVAVMGILAAGAAYVPIDPGLPEERLSYLLENSEVEIVLTQSWLKEKLTWRSEIQLICVDNEDLAGESKRSLEPVQTPDDLAYVIYTSGSTGLPKGVMITHRNVANVVVHTNQRFNVTSQDRILALTALNHDLSVYDIFGLLSAGGAIVLPNAAAVKDPRHWVDLMIREGVTLWNSVPAMMEMLVDYANEAIFNSLRLVILGGDWLPISLPNRIKYLVPNTQILSIGGPTETTIWNIGYLIEKVDPNCKSIPYGQPMANSKYYILNDALEDCPVWVPGQMYCAGVQLAKGYWRNEEKTRDSFINHPRTGERLYRTGDLGCYHPDGNIEFLGRVDFQIKIRGHRIEVGEIEAALTQHPNVKASVVAAIGEQHKEQLVAYLVSDRKPNPTIEEIREFLKKKLPDYMMPSAFTFLDALPLSANGKVDRRAILIQDSIFQKVEVTYVPPKSEVEQTIATAIKEILGLEKVGINDNFFDLGGNSLMLTKIYRRLLDLLPDMVQSIALTDLFKHSTISALAKRLNPKSVSSLHESKAEAEEKIQQGKNRLQQRFQKSRLMNL; encoded by the coding sequence ATGAATCTACATTTACTCTTAAACACTTTATCTAACCAAGGCGTAAAACTTTCTACTGATGGAAGTTCCTTAGAAATTGATGCGCCGAAAGGAGCAATTACTCCAGAGTTGCGGAACTCATTAATTGAACATAAAGCCGAACTTATCCTGTTATTACGCCAGAACAGCATGAGTGCTAGTTCTACTTCTTTACCAGTAATTAACCCAGCACCAGACTTGCGCTACGAACCTTTTCCATTGACTGATATGCAGCACGCATTTTGGGTAGGGCGTAGTGGGGTATTAGACTTAGGAACTGTCGCCAATCATGGTTACTACGAAATTGAATGTCACGGTTTAGACTTGGAAAGATTGAACGCGGCTTTGCCCAAATTAATCGATCGCCACGATATGCTGAGGGCAATAGTATTACCCGATGGTCAGCAACAAGTTCTCAAACAAGTTCCTACATATCAAATGGAGATTTTGGATCTGAGAGAACACGAAAAAGAAGTTGTAATTTCTGAAATTGAAGCAATTCGCGATCGTCTATCCCATCAAGTTTTACCTGCTGACCAATGGCCTTTGTTTGAGTTTAGAGCAACGCGGTTAGATGGGGATATAATTCGGCTGCATATCAGCTATGATTTACAAGTATTTGATGCTTGGAGCTTGTTTCGTTTATTTGATGAATGGTTTCAACTGTATCAAAATCCCGATGCGATATTGCCACCGTTAGAGATAACATTTCGGGATTATGTTTTGGCAGAACAAGCGTTGCAAGATACAGAATTATATAGGCGATCGCACGAGTATTGGTTGAGTCGTCTGGATAGTCTATCTCTAGCACCGGATTTACCTCTCGCTAAAAATCCTAAAGAACTCAAAGAGCATCGCAACAGGCGCTATGAAAGCGGACTGGAACGAACTGATTGGCAACAGTTAAAGTTGCGATCGGCGCAAGCGGGTGTGACTCCTTCTGGGCTATTACTGGCCGCTTTTGCTGAAATTATCGCACTTTGGAGTAAAAGCCAAAAATTTACAATTAATCTGGCTTTATTTAATCGTCTACCGCTGCATTCTCAAGTGAATGATATTTTAGGAGACTTTACCTCTGTCACTCTTTTAGCAGTAGATAATTCCGCTTGCGAGTCGTTTATAGATCGAGCAATTCGCCTTCAGAAACAACTGTGGCAAGATTTAGAACATCGCTATTTTAGTGGAGTCAGCGTAACGCGGGAATTGGCTCGCAGAAGAGGCACAACTCCTAGCGCGATGCCGATTGTTTTTACCAGCACTCTTGGCTTTCGTTCTCTGGGACAGGAAACTTTAACCTTTAGTCATTTTGGCGAATTGGTATATGGAATTAGTCAAGCATCCCAAGCTTGGATGGATATTCAAGTTTGGGAAGAAAAAGAAACTTTGACATTTAATTGGGATGTCGTTGAAGAACTTTTCCCGGACGGTGCGATCGCAGATATGTTTGAATCATATTGCCGTTTTCTCAAGCAACTTGCTACTTCTCAATCTGCTTGGGTGGAAACGAATCGGCAACTTTTACCTCCGGCGCAATTAGCACAAAGAAATGCGATTAATGCTACAGATGCAGTGATTCCAGACGATTTACTACATAGTTTATTTGCCGCGCAAGTCCGGGATAGAGGAAGTGAAAAGGCAGTGATTTCATCAACACGAACTCTAACTTATCAGGAATTATTCGAGCGCTCGAATCAAGTCGGTCATCGACTGCGCCAATTAGGAGTTATACCCAATCGGTTAGTCGCGATAGTAATGGAAAAAGGATGGGAACAAATTGTCGCAGTTATGGGTATTTTAGCTGCCGGTGCTGCTTACGTTCCCATCGATCCCGGATTACCTGAAGAACGCTTATCTTATCTATTAGAAAATAGCGAAGTTGAGATCGTTCTAACTCAATCTTGGTTGAAAGAAAAGCTGACTTGGCGATCGGAAATTCAACTAATATGCGTAGATAATGAAGACTTAGCCGGAGAAAGTAAGCGATCGTTAGAGCCAGTTCAAACACCCGATGATTTAGCTTATGTTATCTATACTTCTGGGTCTACAGGATTGCCCAAAGGGGTGATGATTACTCATCGCAATGTGGCGAATGTTGTTGTTCATACAAATCAGCGTTTTAATGTTACTTCGCAAGACAGAATTTTAGCTTTGACCGCGCTCAATCACGATTTATCAGTTTATGATATCTTCGGTCTTTTGAGTGCTGGCGGTGCGATCGTTTTGCCGAATGCTGCTGCTGTGAAAGATCCCCGTCATTGGGTAGATTTAATGATAAGAGAAGGGGTGACATTATGGAACTCAGTTCCGGCGATGATGGAGATGTTGGTAGATTATGCAAATGAGGCAATTTTTAATAGCTTGCGCTTGGTAATATTAGGAGGAGATTGGCTACCGATTTCTTTGCCGAATCGCATAAAATACCTAGTACCAAATACCCAAATTCTGAGCATAGGCGGGCCGACTGAAACAACTATTTGGAATATTGGCTATCTCATTGAAAAAGTCGATCCAAATTGCAAGAGCATTCCCTACGGTCAACCGATGGCGAACTCGAAATATTATATTTTGAACGACGCTTTAGAAGACTGTCCGGTGTGGGTTCCGGGACAAATGTACTGTGCTGGAGTGCAGTTGGCAAAAGGCTACTGGCGCAATGAAGAAAAGACTCGCGACAGTTTTATTAATCATCCGCGCACGGGAGAACGTTTGTATCGGACAGGAGATTTAGGTTGTTATCATCCTGATGGCAACATTGAATTTTTAGGACGAGTTGATTTCCAGATTAAGATTCGGGGACACCGCATTGAAGTGGGAGAAATTGAGGCTGCTTTGACACAGCATCCTAATGTGAAAGCTTCGGTAGTTGCAGCAATTGGGGAACAGCATAAAGAGCAGTTGGTAGCATACCTTGTTTCCGACCGAAAACCAAACCCTACTATTGAAGAAATTAGAGAATTTCTTAAAAAGAAGTTACCCGATTACATGATGCCATCAGCTTTTACATTTCTTGATGCTTTACCCCTTTCTGCTAATGGGAAAGTAGACCGCCGTGCTATTCTTATTCAAGATAGTATTTTCCAAAAAGTAGAAGTTACTTACGTTCCCCCAAAAAGCGAAGTAGAACAAACAATTGCCACCGCTATCAAAGAGATTTTGGGATTAGAAAAGGTAGGCATAAACGATAATTTCTTTGATTTAGGAGGGAATTCATTAATGCTCACAAAAATTTACAGAAGGCTGCTAGATTTATTGCCAGACATGGTACAATCTATTGCATTAACTGATTTGTTTAAACACTCAACAATTAGTGCTTTAGCAAAGCGCTTAAACCCAAAATCAGTCTCCTCATTGCACGAGTCAAAAGCTGAAGCTGAAGAGAAAATCCAACAAGGGAAAAATCGGCTCCAGCAAAGATTTCAAAAATCCAGGCTAATGAATCTTTGA